TTGGCGCCCGCCGTCAGGTGCGGAAAGAGCCCGCCCTCCTGGATCACGTATCCCAGGCGCCGCCGCAGAGGTCCTATCGTCAGCGGAGAGAGGGCCCGGCCCCACAGCAGCACCTCGCCCGCGCTCGGCCGGGAGAGGCCGGTCAGAAGGCGCAGCAGCGTCGACTTACCGGAGCCGCTGGGACCGAGCAGGACATGGACGCCGACACCCAGCGCCAGGGTCGTCGGCTTCAGGGCCTCGAGGGGACCGAAGCGCTTCGCGACATCGCGCAGCTCGATGATCGGGGAGTCGAAGGGCGAAGTCACATGCCTCTGATCCGTGACGAGGTCACCTCTCACACAAAGAGCCGCGGTCCGCTTCCTGCCGACGCTGAGATCAGAAGTCTCACGATACCATAAGGAAACTGCGTCCTGGGAGCGCCCGACCTCGGCGCGTTGACAGGTCCCGGCGGATGCAATAGCATCGGCCCGCATCGGCGATAGCTTGCTGACGCGGAGCGGTGCACGAGGCCGGCGTGACGGCCGGTTCGAGCCCCGCGCGATGCGAACCGCCAAACCCGGTCAGGCCCGGAAGGGAGCAGCCGTCAGGAGGACCTCGCAGGCGCCGCGGGTCCGCTTGAACCGGCCCTCAGGCCGGCCTCCTTTCGACCAGAGACCCCATTGAGCTACCAGGTCCTCGCCCGGAAATACCGGCCCCAGACGTTCGAGGAGGTGGTCGGCCAGAAGCCGATCGTCACCACCCTCCAGAACGCCGTGTCGAACCGGCGCATCCATCACGCCTACCTGTTCTCGGGACTGCGGGGCGTCGGCAAGACCACGGTCGCCCGCCTGCTCGCCAAGGCGCTGAACTGCGCCGAGGGCCCGACTCCGACCCCCTGCAACGCCTGCGCCTCGTGCCGGGAGATCGCCGAGTGCCGCGCCATGGACGTCCTGGAGATCGACGGCGCCAGCAACCGGGGCATCGACGCGGTGCGCGAGCTGCGCGAGACGGTGCGCTACGCGCCGGCCCGCGACCGCTACAAGATCTACATCATCGACGAAGTGCACATGCTGACGACGGAGGCGTGGAACGCCCTCTTGAAGACGCTGGAGGAGCCGCCGCCGCACGTCCTGTTCGTCTTCGCCACCACCGACTATCGCAAGCTCCCGCTGACCATCCTGTCCCGCTGCCAGCACTTCGAGTTCAAGAAGATCGGAACGGCGGAGATGGCGGCGCACCTGGCGCGCATGGCCGAGGGGGAGAAGGTGTCGGTGCCGCAGGGCGTGCTCGACCTGGTGGCGCGCCTGGCGGAGGGCTCGCTGCGCGACGCGCAGAGCGCCCTCGACCAGGTCATCGCCTTCTCGGGGGCGACGGTCACCGACGAACAGGCGCGGACGATCCTCGGCGTGATCGATCACGACCTGATCACCGGCTTCTACCAGGCGGTGCGGGCGCGGGACTACTCCCGCCTGGTGGGCCTCGTCGAGACGGTGTTCGAGAAGGGGTACCTCCCCACGCAGTTCCTCGAGGACCTGATGGCGCACGGCCGGGACCTCCTGCTCGTGAGCGTGGTCCCCGACGCGGAGCGCCACGTCCAGGGGGGGGCCGACGAGGTGAAGAGGCTCAGGACGGAGGCCGCCGCGTGGAGCGAGGACGAGCTCCTGCGCCTGCTCGAGCTGATGACCCGCGAGGAGTACCGCGTCAAGAACTCGGGCCACCCCCGCTTCCTCCTGGAGGCGCTGGCGATCAAGCTGGCGCGCCTGGCCGACCTGACTCCGATCGAGGACCTCATCGCGCGGACCGGCAGCACGCCGGACGGCCCGGACAAGGACGAGGCCGGCGAGCCGGCGCGGCCGCCGCGCGCGACGCCTCACGGCGGGGCGCACAAGACCGGCGCGGCGGCGGAACCGGGAACGGTGACCGCGTTCGCCACGCTGCCGGCGCCGGCGACCGACGTGATCGCCCCGACGCGCCCGGAGGCCGGGGGGCGCGACCAGGCGACGGTGGAGTCGATCCTGAAGCGTGTGCACCAGGAGCGCGGCGCTTTAGGGGGATTTCTCGAGGAGGCCTCCTGGATCGAGATCGAGGGGGACCGGCTGGTCATCGCCTTCAACGAGAAGCACGCCTTCTTCCGGGAGAAGGTCGAGGCCCGGGAGAGCCTCGACTGCCTGCGGCGCGTGGCGCGCGAGGTCTCCGGCAGCGACCTGGCGATCCGGGTGACCGTGGCCGCGCCCGGCACGGGCGCCGGTAGGGCCCCGACGCCCGCCGAGACGGCGGAGGCGCAGAAGCAGCGGCTGCGCGAGGCGGCCGAGAGGACGCCTCTGGTGCGGACGCTCCTCGACGCCTTCAGCGGCCAGATCGTGGACGTGGAGCAGGCCTGAGACGACATGGACATCAAGGCCCTGATGAAGCAGGCGCAGCAGATGCAGGCGAAGCTCCAGAAGGAGGTCGCCGAGCTGAAGGTCGAGGCCTCGGCGGGGGGCGGCATGGTCACCGTGAGCATGGCGGGGAACCACGAGCTGCTCTCCGTGCGGATCGCCCCCGAGGTCGTCAAGTCCCAGGACGCGGAGATGCTCGAGGACCTGGTGCGCGCCGCGATCAACGAGGCCAACCGGAAGATCGAAGCGGCGATGGCCGAGAAGGTCGGCTCCCTCCGCGTGCCCGGGTTCTGAGGCGATGCGGTTCGCCCCGCCCCTCGAGCGCCTGATCGAGGCCTTCCGCAAGCTCCCGGGGATCGGCGCCAAGTCGGCGCAGCGCCTCGCCTTCCACGTCCTGCGCGGCAGCCGTCAGGAGGCCCAGGCGCTCGCGACCGCCCTGCTCGAGGTCAAGGACACGATCCGGCTCTGCGCCACCTGCTTCAACATCACCGACACCGACCCCTGCGCGATCTGCGCCGATGACGACCGGGACAGGAGCCAGATCTGCGTGGTCGAGGAGCCGCATAACCTGGTCACCATCGAGAAGTCGGGCTTCCGCGGCCTGTACCACGTGCTGCACGGATCGATCGCCCCTCTGCGGGGGATCGGCCCCGACGATCTCAAGATCGCCCCGCTTCTCGAGCGCCTGCGCGACGGCAGGGTGAAGGAGGTCATCCTCGCGACCAACCCGAACGTCGAGGGGGAGGCGACGGCGGTCTACCTGTCGCGCCTTCTCAAGCCCCTGGGGGTGCGCGCCACGCGCATCGCGCTGGGGCTGCCGGTCGGCAGCGAGCTCGAGTACGCCGACGAGGTCACGGTCGGCAAGGCGCTCGAAGGCCGGCGGGAGATCTGATGGCCGGGGGCAAGCAGGGCCTGTTCCTGCGCATCGAGGAGCTGGCGCGCCGGCGCTACCGCCTGGTCTTCCTGGTCACCATCGCCCTCTGCCTGTTCTCTCTCTTCCTGGGCCGGCACCTGACGCTCGACGGCGACGTGCTGAACCTGGTGCCGAAGAACAACCGGGTCATCAGCACCTTCCGCGAGGCGCTCAAGGACTTCGGCAGCCTCGACTACCTGCTGCTCCTGGCGGAGGCGCGCAAGGGGCAGACGGTCGACGAGCTGCAGGAGTTCGCCGATCTCCTCGCCGCACGCCTGCAGACCATCCCGGACATCGAGTACGTGGAGCATCGGATCGACACCACGGGGCCGTTCTTCTCGTTCTTCCGGACGAACCAGATCCTGTTCCTGCCGCCGGCGAAGCTCGACGAGCTGCGCGCCCGGTTCACCGATCCCGCCATCCGCGCGCAGGTGAAGGAGAACTTCCGGCAGCTGACCGGGCCGTCGTCGTTCCTCGTCAAGCAGCTGCTGGAGGACGACCCCTTCCAGGTCTCCTCGCTCGTCTTCAAGGAGGTGCTGCGCAGCAAGGGACCGCTCAAGGTGGACCTGTCGAGCGGCTATTTCCTGTCGAAGGACGGCGGCTCGCTCCTGATCATCGCCAAGCCGGTCAAGCCCGCCCAGGACACCGCCTTCGACAAGCGGCTGATGGTGCAGGTGCGCCTTGCGGTCGAGGAGGTGTCGAAGCAGTTCGAGCGGGACCTGAAGGAGCAGGCGGCGGACGGCGCGACGCTCGGCGCGGACGCGCCCGGGCCCGGGCCCGAGGCGCTGCGTGCCCCCGGGGTCGATTACGGCGGCGGCTACATCATCGCGCTCGACGACAGCGATCTCATCATGCAGGACATGCTGCGCAACGGCACGCTGTCGTTCGTCGTCATCCTGGCGCTCTATTACTTCTGCTACCGGCGCTTCGGCGCCATCCTCTACTCGTCGGTGCCGCTCCTGGTCGGGCAGATCCTGACCCTGGCGGCGGCCTATGTCTGCCTGCGCCACCTGAACTCGGCGACGACCGGCTTCACGGCGATGCTGATGGGGCTGGGGACCGACTTCACCATCGTGATGTACGCCCGCTACGTCGAGGAGCGCACCCGCGGGCGCAGCCTCGAGGAGGCGTTGCGCCTGATGATGGGGGTGTCCGCCTTCGGCGTCTTCACCGGGGCGATCACCTCGGCTGGCACCTTCTACGCGATGTGCGTCACCGAGTACAAGGGGCTCCGCGACTTCGGCTTCCTGGTCGGCACCGGCATCCTGTTCTGCCTGGTGGCGATCCTGTTCCTCCTGCCGGCGATGATCTCCTGGAACGAGGGGCGGGCGCGCCGGAAGGACGTCACGAAGAAGCTCTACCTGCACTCGTTCGGCATCGAGCGGGTCATGGCCTGGAGCACGCGGCACACGGGGCCGGTCCTCGTCGCGTCGGCGCTCCTCACGATCGGCCTCGGCTGGTACGCCTGGAACGTCGAGTTCACGAGCAGCGTGCAGGACCTCCGCTCGCCGAAGAACCGCGGCATCATGATGCAGGAGACCATCGGCCGGAAGTTCGAGGCCTCCTTCACGCCGATGATGGTCCTGTCCCGGGGGCCCGACCTGGACGGCGTGCTCGAGACCAACCGCGAGGCCAACCGCCTGCTCGATCAGTTCGTGGCGGACGGCACCCTGCGGGGCTACGAGTCGATCTTCAACTACCTGCCGCCGCGCCAGGACCAGGAGCAGGTGATCGAGGCCCTGCGCGCCGGACGGGACGACGCCTTCGACGTGGCGCGCATTGAGCGCACCTTCCGCGAGGCGCTGCGCGAGACTGGTTTCCGCGCGGAGACCTACGCCGGCTACCTGAAGGCCCTGCCGGCGATCCTGCGCCCCGAGCGACCGCTCGCCGTCGCCGACCTGAAGGCGGCCGGCCTGGGGCATTTCATCGACCGCTACGTCCGGGAGGACGAGGGGGGCGGCGTCAAGTCGGTGACCTACCTCTTCCCCAGCGCCCCCGACGCGAAGCGCGTGGCGCCGCCCGCCCTGGTGAAGGCGCTCGACCGGCCGTCCCGGGGGATCGAGATCACCGGCGTCAACATCGCCTCGTCCGAGCTGAAGCAGATCTTCAGCCGCGATGCCTGGCGGGCCGTCATCCTCGGCATGATCCTGGTGACCGTCCTGCTGTGGATGGATTTCAAGAGCCTGTGGCTGACCGCCCTGGCCAACGTGCAGCTCCTGCTGGGCGTTGTCTGGATGCTGGGCTGCATGCGCCTCCTGGGGATCAAGATGAACTTCGTCAACGCCTTCGTCACCAGCATGATCCTGGGCGTCGGCATCGACTACGGCATCCACATCATCCACCGCATCTCGCAGGAGGGGCTGAGCAACTTCGAGGGGCTGATGGAGACCGGCAAGGCGGTCGTCATGGCCGCCCTGACGAACGTCGCCGGCTTCGGCACGATCGGCCTGTCGAACTACCCCGGCCTGCGATCGATGGGGATCGTCGCCGCCATCGGCTCGGTCACCTGCCTGGTCACCGCCCTGACGACGCTCCCCGCCCTCTTGATCCTGACGAA
The sequence above is a segment of the Candidatus Polarisedimenticolia bacterium genome. Coding sequences within it:
- a CDS encoding MMPL family transporter, with amino-acid sequence MAGGKQGLFLRIEELARRRYRLVFLVTIALCLFSLFLGRHLTLDGDVLNLVPKNNRVISTFREALKDFGSLDYLLLLAEARKGQTVDELQEFADLLAARLQTIPDIEYVEHRIDTTGPFFSFFRTNQILFLPPAKLDELRARFTDPAIRAQVKENFRQLTGPSSFLVKQLLEDDPFQVSSLVFKEVLRSKGPLKVDLSSGYFLSKDGGSLLIIAKPVKPAQDTAFDKRLMVQVRLAVEEVSKQFERDLKEQAADGATLGADAPGPGPEALRAPGVDYGGGYIIALDDSDLIMQDMLRNGTLSFVVILALYYFCYRRFGAILYSSVPLLVGQILTLAAAYVCLRHLNSATTGFTAMLMGLGTDFTIVMYARYVEERTRGRSLEEALRLMMGVSAFGVFTGAITSAGTFYAMCVTEYKGLRDFGFLVGTGILFCLVAILFLLPAMISWNEGRARRKDVTKKLYLHSFGIERVMAWSTRHTGPVLVASALLTIGLGWYAWNVEFTSSVQDLRSPKNRGIMMQETIGRKFEASFTPMMVLSRGPDLDGVLETNREANRLLDQFVADGTLRGYESIFNYLPPRQDQEQVIEALRAGRDDAFDVARIERTFREALRETGFRAETYAGYLKALPAILRPERPLAVADLKAAGLGHFIDRYVREDEGGGVKSVTYLFPSAPDAKRVAPPALVKALDRPSRGIEITGVNIASSELKQIFSRDAWRAVILGMILVTVLLWMDFKSLWLTALANVQLLLGVVWMLGCMRLLGIKMNFVNAFVTSMILGVGIDYGIHIIHRISQEGLSNFEGLMETGKAVVMAALTNVAGFGTIGLSNYPGLRSMGIVAAIGSVTCLVTALTTLPALLILTKTRVARHVDEGRA
- the dnaX gene encoding DNA polymerase III subunit gamma/tau, with protein sequence MSYQVLARKYRPQTFEEVVGQKPIVTTLQNAVSNRRIHHAYLFSGLRGVGKTTVARLLAKALNCAEGPTPTPCNACASCREIAECRAMDVLEIDGASNRGIDAVRELRETVRYAPARDRYKIYIIDEVHMLTTEAWNALLKTLEEPPPHVLFVFATTDYRKLPLTILSRCQHFEFKKIGTAEMAAHLARMAEGEKVSVPQGVLDLVARLAEGSLRDAQSALDQVIAFSGATVTDEQARTILGVIDHDLITGFYQAVRARDYSRLVGLVETVFEKGYLPTQFLEDLMAHGRDLLLVSVVPDAERHVQGGADEVKRLRTEAAAWSEDELLRLLELMTREEYRVKNSGHPRFLLEALAIKLARLADLTPIEDLIARTGSTPDGPDKDEAGEPARPPRATPHGGAHKTGAAAEPGTVTAFATLPAPATDVIAPTRPEAGGRDQATVESILKRVHQERGALGGFLEEASWIEIEGDRLVIAFNEKHAFFREKVEARESLDCLRRVAREVSGSDLAIRVTVAAPGTGAGRAPTPAETAEAQKQRLREAAERTPLVRTLLDAFSGQIVDVEQA
- the recR gene encoding recombination mediator RecR, with amino-acid sequence MRFAPPLERLIEAFRKLPGIGAKSAQRLAFHVLRGSRQEAQALATALLEVKDTIRLCATCFNITDTDPCAICADDDRDRSQICVVEEPHNLVTIEKSGFRGLYHVLHGSIAPLRGIGPDDLKIAPLLERLRDGRVKEVILATNPNVEGEATAVYLSRLLKPLGVRATRIALGLPVGSELEYADEVTVGKALEGRREI
- a CDS encoding YbaB/EbfC family nucleoid-associated protein, whose protein sequence is MDIKALMKQAQQMQAKLQKEVAELKVEASAGGGMVTVSMAGNHELLSVRIAPEVVKSQDAEMLEDLVRAAINEANRKIEAAMAEKVGSLRVPGF